CTTGTATATAATATTAACGCGTCTTTATAGGCGCCAAAATTTCAAGGAGGTCTTTGATGAAATACGGATATTTTGACGACAAGAACAGGGAATATGTAATAACACGCCCGGATACGCCGCTTCCATGGATTAATTACCTTGGAGTTGATAAATACTGCGGCCTTATGTCCAACACCGCGGGCGGTTACAGTTTTTATGGCGACGCGGCGCAGAGAAGGCTTTTAAGGTACCGTTATAATAACGTTCCTTCTGACAGGCCGGGAAGATATATTTATGTCAGGGATAATGAAAAAGAAGATTACTGGTCAGCTTCATGGCAGCCGACAAATAAAGATTTAAAAAAGTATAAGTACGAATGCCGTCATGGTTTAAGCTATACAAAAATCAAGGCGGAATATTCCGGCATTCAGACAGAAGCCACTTATTTTGTACCGGTAGGCGCGGCACATGAAGTGTGGAGGATAAAAGTTAAGAACAACTCCGCTAAGCCCCGCAAAATGTCCCTTTTTACATACGTTGAATTCTGCCTTTGGGATGCTTTAAACGATATGACGGATTACCAGTATAATCTGAATATCGGGCGCACTGAATTTAAAAATAATGCCATGTATCACACCACACTTTACAATATGCACAAACATCAGTTTGCTTATTTCTGGGCGGATAAAAAAGTTGCAAGTTATGACGGCGTCAGGCAGGACTTTACCGGACCTTACAGAGGAGAAGCAAACCCGATTGCAGTTGAACGCGGAAAATGTTCCAATAAACTTGCGGTGGGCTGGGCTCCTTTTGGCGGGCTTCATATCAATGTAAACCTTAAAGCAAAAGAAGAAAAAGAAGTGACGTTTGTCCTTGGTTACTGCGATAACATGGGGCAGGAAGAAAAAGTATTCGCGAACTATTCCAAGAAAGGCGCTGTGGATGAAGCGTTAAAAACGCTTGCCGGGTACTGGGATAATAATCTGAATAAATATCAGTGCGAAACGCCTGATGCAAACGTAAATTCAATGGTTAATGTGTGGAACCAGTACCAGTGCATGACCACGTTTAACTGGTCGCGTTCGGCTTCTTATTATGAAGCGGGCGGTGAAAGGGGGATGGGTTTCAGGGACAGCAATCAGGATACTCTTGGCTTTGTGCATATGATACCAAACAAGGTGCATGACAGGCTTGTGGATATAGCGTCGGTTCAGTTTCCGGAAGGGCGCGCGCATCACGGTTATTCACCGCTTACAAAAAAAGGCAGCAGGGAAGGGTATGGCGACGACCATCTGTGGCTGGTTCAGGCGGTTCACAATTACATTAAAGAGACAGGTGATATAAAATTCCTTGATGAAATAGTCCCTTACAATGACGGAAGTAAAGGAAAAATGTATGAACATGTACAGAGGGCTGTTGAATATTCATGGAACAATACAGGACATCACGGCCTTCCAAAAGCCGGCTTTGCGGACTGGAATGACTGTTTAAACCTGTCCGGCCCAAAAGGTATGGGCGTATCCGTTATGATAGCCTGCCAGTTTGTGCTTGGAGCAAATCTTCTATCAGAACTTGCAAAACATTCCGGCCGCGTGCTTGATGTCGAAAAATACAAGAACATGGCTGATGAAATGAAGGACAGAATCAATAAAAAAGCGTGGGACGGCGAATGGTACATGAGGGCGTTTGATGATAACGGTGCGCCGGTAGGTACAAGCGCCACCAAAGAAGCAAAGATATGGCTTGAATCCAATACCTGGGCGGTTATGACAGGCGTGGCAGAAGGTGACAGGGCCGAAATTACACTGGACAGCATAAAGAAACACCTGGATACAAAATACGGTATTGTGCTTTTTGACCCGGCATTCACCGAATACCATCCGGAGCTTGGCTATGTTTCGGTATTCCCGCCCGGTTTAAAAGAAAATGCGGCGATATTCTGCCATACAAATCCGTGGGCAATGGTAGCGGAAGCAATGACAGGAAGGGCGGCAAACGCGTTTAAGTATTGGAAGACAATAGCGCCCGCGGCAAATAATGAAATAGCTGACACGCACTGGACAGAACCATATGTATATTCGCAGATGAT
Above is a genomic segment from Candidatus Goldiibacteriota bacterium containing:
- a CDS encoding glycosyl transferase; amino-acid sequence: MKYGYFDDKNREYVITRPDTPLPWINYLGVDKYCGLMSNTAGGYSFYGDAAQRRLLRYRYNNVPSDRPGRYIYVRDNEKEDYWSASWQPTNKDLKKYKYECRHGLSYTKIKAEYSGIQTEATYFVPVGAAHEVWRIKVKNNSAKPRKMSLFTYVEFCLWDALNDMTDYQYNLNIGRTEFKNNAMYHTTLYNMHKHQFAYFWADKKVASYDGVRQDFTGPYRGEANPIAVERGKCSNKLAVGWAPFGGLHINVNLKAKEEKEVTFVLGYCDNMGQEEKVFANYSKKGAVDEALKTLAGYWDNNLNKYQCETPDANVNSMVNVWNQYQCMTTFNWSRSASYYEAGGERGMGFRDSNQDTLGFVHMIPNKVHDRLVDIASVQFPEGRAHHGYSPLTKKGSREGYGDDHLWLVQAVHNYIKETGDIKFLDEIVPYNDGSKGKMYEHVQRAVEYSWNNTGHHGLPKAGFADWNDCLNLSGPKGMGVSVMIACQFVLGANLLSELAKHSGRVLDVEKYKNMADEMKDRINKKAWDGEWYMRAFDDNGAPVGTSATKEAKIWLESNTWAVMTGVAEGDRAEITLDSIKKHLDTKYGIVLFDPAFTEYHPELGYVSVFPPGLKENAAIFCHTNPWAMVAEAMTGRAANAFKYWKTIAPAANNEIADTHWTEPYVYSQMIAGKAHKDFGQAKNSWLTGTAAWNFVAISQYILGVRATFDGLMIDPCIPSTWKGFTVSREFRGVKYNFTVKNPNKSSKGVKKMTVDGKEIKGNVVPIAKGKSEVNVEVEM